From Erigeron canadensis isolate Cc75 chromosome 8, C_canadensis_v1, whole genome shotgun sequence, one genomic window encodes:
- the LOC122610299 gene encoding uncharacterized protein LOC122610299: MVRTRANPNAEAQREQGGRGNPRGGRGGNQGRGRGKGRGGWGGAAGHLEIPDIATIFAEQLTASMPTIVTQVTAAMGRTQDQPQGGAPEAVQEPVTVEPEGANPEQVVHEQEDYDPEVEFVGDGVYVGPRPRRVARVHVVDDDETVKGCTYREFCHCGIQDYDGKGGAMKFIQWLEKMEFVIDMSECVPHQRVKYVVGSLTDKALTWWNTQLQARGRTAAVAMPWEEFKGLMLKKFCSEVEVSRLEREFGELKMTRAEHAKYTSRFEELSRLVPHLVTPDSKGIQKYISGLIPQIRLTMAGTTPATMNEAVLRSEAITDELVQSGVLSKSREKRKDWGETSKWRVDKKDKRAKPRKVYAATEMVQKGYVGPHPLCFKCNPHHLPTSPCKTYFNCQRFGHLSRDYRAPRVQAAPLNVAPLNAVPPNARNLQAPATVNRNQLQITGPPQPRANQGQQARGRVFALNAVEAANDLNVVIGTFLLNDDVATVLFDSRADYSFMSTNFLCILNVPTCYLHACYEIEVASGKLARLDTVVPKCVLTLEGYSFYIDLIPFGMGSFDVIIRMDWLSRVDASIVCHVKILRIPMSDGHVLEIHGERTETIGRHLKSATDKVAKITDIPIVCDFPNVFPNDVVGLPPPRQVEFRIDLLPDAMPIAKTPYRLAPSKLQELAAQLQELQNKGFNRPSSSPWGAPVLFVKKKDGSFRMCVDYRELNKLTIKNRYPLPCIDDLFDQLQVAKYFSKIDLHFG, encoded by the exons atggtGCGAACGAGGGCGAACCCGAATGCCGAGGCTCAAAGAGAACAGGGCGGCCGTGGTAATCCAAGAGGCGGCCGAGGAGGAAATCAAGGAAGAGGTCGTGGGAAGGGTCGTGGTGGTTGGGGAGGTGCCGCGGGTCATCTTGAGATCCCCGACATAGCTACTATCTTTGCTGAGCAGTTGACCGCTTCCATGCCAACTATTGTGACACAAGTCACTGCTGCCATGGGTAGAACTCAGGACCAGCCTCAGGGAGGAGCACCAGAAGCTGTACAAGAACCAGTGACGGTTGAACCAGAGGGAGCTAATCCAGAGCAGGTAGTTCATGAACAAGAGGATTACGACCCAGAGGTTGAGTTTGTTGGAGATGGTGTGTATGTTGGTCCGAGACCAAGAAGGGTTGCTCGAGTtcatgttgttgatgatgatgagacaGTGAAGGGGTGTACTTATAGAGAATTTTGCCATTGTGGAATACAAGACTATGATGGAAAGGGCGGTGCTATGAAGTTTATTCAGTGGTTGGAGAAAATGGAGTTTGTGATTGATATGAGTGAGTGTGTGCCACATCAGAGGGTCAAGTATGTAGTTGGGTCCCTCACTGATAAAGCCTTGACTTGGTGGAACACTCAATTGCAAGCTAGAGGAAGGACTGCTGCTGTAGCTATGCCATGGGAAGAGTTTAAAGGACTGATGTTGAAGAAGTTTTGTTCGGAAGTGGAAGTTAGTAGGTTGGAAAGAGAATTCGGAGAACTCAAGATGACTAGAGCTGAGCACGCCAAGTACACTAGTCGATTTGAAGAGTTGTCCAGGCTTGTCCCACATCTAGTGACACCGGACTCCAAGGGAATCCAGAAGTACATCTCGGGCTTGATCCCTCAGATTAGACTGACTATGGCAGGGACAACTCCTGCTACTATGAATGAAGCAGTGTTGAGATCAGAGGCTATTACCGACGAGTTGGTTCAAAGTGGAGTCTTGAGTAAGTCACGTGAGAAGAGGAAAGATTGGGGGGAGACAAGCAAATGGAGGGTTGACAAGAAGGATAAGAGGGCCAAGCCGAGGAAAGTGTATGCCGCGACTGAGATGGTTCAGAAGGGTTATGTGGGCCCGCACCCCCTATGCTTTAAGTGTAATCCACACCATTTGCCAACATCACCATGTAAGACTTATTTCAACTGTCAGAGGTTTGGTCATCTTTCTAGAGATTATAGAGCACCACGAGTACAAGCAGCCCCACTGAATGTTGCACCGTTGAATGCCGTCCCACCTAATGCCAGAAATCTTCAAG CCCCAGCAACAGTGAACCGTAACCAGCTGCAGATTACCGGTCCACCTCAACCAAGAGCAAACCAAGGTCAGCAAGCCAGAGGTCGAGTCTTTGCCCTAAATGCTGTGGAAGCTGCAAATGATCTCAACGTCGTCATTGGTACATTTCTTCTGAACGATGATGTtgctactgtgttattcgattcTCGAGCCGACTATAGCTTTATGTCCACTAACTTTCTGTGTATCTTAAATGTGCCAACCTGTTACTTGCATGCTTGTTACGAGATTGAGGTAGCCAGTGGTAAACTAGCTAGGCTAGACACGGTAGTGCCTAAGTGTGTACTTACTTTAGAGGGCTACTCGTTCTATATTGATCTGATTCCTTTCGGAATGGGTAGTTTTGACGTTATCATTAGGATGGATTGGTTGTCCCGTGTGGATGCATCCATCGTATGCCACGTAAAAATCCTTAGGATACCTATGAGTGACGGTCATGTGTTAGAAATTCATGGCGAACGAACAGAAACTATTGGCCGACACCTTAAGAGTGCCACCGATAAGGTAGCCAAGATTACTGACATACCTATCGTATGCGACTTCCCTAATGTGTTTCCTAATGATGTGGTGGGATTACCCCCACCTCGGCAAGTCGAGTTTCGCATTGATCTTTTACCCGACGCTATGCCAATAGCGAAAACACCGTACCGTTTGGCTCCTTCCAAATTGCAAGAACTAGCAGCACAATTGCAAGAATTACAAAATAAGGGATTCAATCGACCGAGTTCTTCGccttggggtgcaccggtattatttgttaaaaagaaggatGGGTCGTTTCGCATGTGCGTTGATTACCGCGAGTTGAACAAATTAACCATTAAGAACCGTTATCCTTTGCCATGTATTGATGATTTGTTCGATCAGTTGCAAGTCGCCAAGTACTTCTCTAAGATCGACCTTCATTTTGGCTAA